CGCCGCCATGGACGTTGGGCTCCCAGGACCCCGGCTTCCGCGAATAATCCAGGTGGATCATCGATGCAACCGCATCCACGCGGAGCCCGTCGATATGAAACCGGTCGAGCCAGAACAGGGCGTTGCTCAACAAAAACGAGCGCACTTCGTTCCGTCCATAATTGAAAACATAACTGTTCCAGTCGGGATGAAACCCTTTCCGCATATCCGCATACTCATAGCAATGGCTCCCGTCGAAGCGGTATAGCCCATGATCATCATATGGAAAATGCGAAGGCACCCAATCGAGGATTACCGCGATGCCGGCATGATGGAAAGCGTCCACCAGCGCGGCAAACTCCTGCGGCGTGCCATAGCGGCTCGTAGGCGCGAAGAAGCCCGTCAGCTGGTACCCCCACGACCCGTCGAACGGATGCTCGGCCACCGGCATAAACTCAACATGCGTAAAGCCCATTTCCTTCACGTACGGCACCAGCATGGCGGCCATGTCGCGATACGTATAAAAACGCTCATGGTCGTCCGGATCGGGCCGGCGCCAGGAGCCGAGATGTACTTCGTACACGGAAATCGGGCTTTTCAGGCTGTTCTTCTCTCCTCTTTTCTTCATCCATGCCGCGTCTTTCCATTTATATTCCAGTTTCGAGGTGATGGATGCCGTTTGGGGCCGCAGCTCCCAACTGTTGGCGAAAGGGTCGCCTTTGCGCAGCTCCTCCCCGGAATTGGACCGGATGAAGTATTTGTACAGCTGCTGCTCCTTCACCCCGGGTATAAACCCTTCCCAGATGCCTGATTTGTCCCACCGCGGGAATAGGGTATGACTGTAAATATTCCACCCGTTGAAGTCCCCGATCACCGATACGAAAGCTGCATTGGGCGCCCACACGGCGAAATAAGTGCCGTGTTTCCCCTCGTAAGTCAGTCCATGGGAGCCGAACTTTTCGTACAGCCGGTCGTGCTGCCCGGCCTGGAACAGCTCAATATCCCTGGCCGAAAACAGGGAGAAAGGCTCTACGGGCTGCAGTTTCCTGAAGGGTTCCTCGTCTGCGGGGAGCTGTTTGCTCGGGTGTTGGGTCGTCATAACTGGGCGTTGGGTGCTTTCGTACAAGGTAAAAAATACCCGCAAACTGACGCTTGCGGGTATAATATTTCTTGATAAGAAAAAGGATTATCCACGTTTGGGGCGGAAACCGCCGCCGGAACCGCTTTTGGAATACTCGCGGCGCGGACGGAAACCACCGTCTTCACTACCGCTCCAGGTTTTCTTCGGACGATCGCCATAGCTGCGGTAACCACCGCCACCACCGGGCTTGCGCTTGTCGCCATCCTGTGAAGTTTCGATCCTAACGGAACGGCCGTTGTGTTCCACCTGCTTGAAACCGGACTGTACCTGGGGCGCCGCATCGTTCTCCACTTCGAAGAAGGAATACACGCCTTTAAGGTCGATACGGCCAATTTTGTTGCCGCGGATGCCAGCGTTGTCACAAATAAAGCGGAGCATATCACCGCGGGTGAAGTTGTCTACCGAACCGAGGTTGATGAACAGGCGGGTAAACTTGCCGGAATTGCGGCGGGTCATGGAGTGCTCGTCGCTGCCACGGGGGCCTTCCTTCACGTTCAGATCCGGCGCGTCCTGGTAATATTCGAGGAATTCATTGAATTCGAGGGAAGCGAAACGGCGGATGATATCTTCCTTGCTGAGGTCCGCAAATTCTTCATAGATGCGGGTCAGATAGGGATCGATCTGTTCTTCGTTCACGGTTACGTTATGCACGCGGTGAACGAGGGCGAAGAGTTGTTTCTCGCAAACGGCGAATCCGTCGGGCACTTCAGCCTTTTCGAACTTCTTGCCGATTACGCGCTCGATCTGGCGGATTTTTCCGATGTCACGGCCGCTGACGATGGCAATGGATACACCGGAACGGCCTGCGCGGGCGGTACGGCCGGAGCGGTGGGTGTAGTTCTCCACGTCGTCGGGCAGTTCGTAGTTGATAACGTGCGTAACGTTATCCACATCGATGCCGCGCGCGGCTACGTCGGTAGCTACCAGTACCTGGAGGTTCTTCTCACGGAAGCGTTTCATCACCTTATCGCGTTGCTGCTGGGTGAGGTCACCATGCAGCGCGTCGGCGTTGTAGCCGTCCTTGATGAGTGATTCCGCGATTTCCTGCGATTCGATCTTGGTACGGGTGAAGATGATGCCAAAGATATCGGGGTTGTAATCCACGATGCGTTTCAGCGCGGCGTATTTGTCGCGGGGGCGCACCACGTAGTATTCGTGCTCGATGTTGGCATTGCCGGTGTTCTTTCCGCCTACGGTCAGTTCAAACGGATCCTCCATGTACTTCTGCGCGATACGGCGCACTTCGGTGGGCATGGTAGCGGAGAACAGCCAGGTGGTTTTTTCTTCGGGCGTGTTGGAGAGAATGCTGTTGATATCTTCCTGGAAGCCCATGTTCAGCATTTCGTCCGCTTCGTCGAGTACGGCGTAGCGTACGTTGTCGAAGTTGATGGCGCCGCGCTCGATAATATCGAGGAGGCGGCCCGGGGTGGCAACCACGATATGGGCGCCGCGTTTAAGATCGCGGAGCTGCATGCCGATCGAGGTGCCACCATAAACGGCAACGATGTTCACGTCGCCGAGGTATTTGGAAAAGTTCTTGAGGTCGTTGGTGATCTGCAGGCACAGTTCGCGCGTGGGGCAGAGGATCAGGCCCTGCACGTTACGCACTTTGGTATCCAGCTGGTGCAGCAGGGGCAGGCCGAAAGCGGCGGTCTTGCCGGTACCGGTCTGCGCGAGGCCCACGAAGTCGCGGTCGCCGCCAAGCAGTACCGGGATGGCTTTCTCCTGGATGGGGGTCGGGGAAACGAAGCCAAGGTCGGTAACGGCTTTCAGCAGATTTTCCTGTAAGCCTAATGATTCGAATGTAGTCATGTAATTTTTTTCGGTGTGGCCCGGGGTTGTTTTAAAAACCGGACCGGGTGATCAATGATGCCGGCGCAAAAAGTTTTAAACCAGCTCTCCTTCCAGGTCGTAGTCGAACGCCCTGGTAATTTTAACCTGTACGAATTCTCCGGGTTTCAACTTCCTGTCCGTGTTAATGATCACCTCATTATCCACCTCTACCGAATCGAACTCCGTCCGGCCCAGGTAACGGCCGGATTCTTTTTTATCTACTATTACTTTAAAGACTTTGCCAACCATCTCCTGGTTTTTCTCCAGGGAGATTTCCTGCTGCGTTTCCATGATGTCCTGCGCGCGGCGTTCTTTTTCTTCAGCCGGGATATTGTCTTCCAGCTCGTAAGCGGAAGTATTTTCCTCGTGGCTGTAGGTGAATACGCCTACGCGGTCGAAGCGGACTTCTTCGAGGAACCGTTTCACGTCTTCCACGTCTTCCAGGGTTTCGCCGGGGAAGCCGGTGATGAGCGTGGTACGCAGGGCGATGCCGGGCACTTTTTCACGGATGCCGGCGATGAGGTCCACGATCTCCTTGCGGGTGATCTGGCGCTTCATGGCTTTGAGCATCGGGTCGGCGATATGCTGCAGCGGGATGTCGAGGTAGTTGCAGATGTTATCGCGTTCGCGCATCACATCCAGGATTTCCATGGGGAACTTGGTGGGGTACGCATAGTGCAGGCGGATCCACTCCAGCCCTTTTACGTCTGCGAGGGCATGCAGCAGATCGGCCAGGCGGCGCTGTTTGTACAGATCCAGGCCGTAATAAGTCAGCTCCTGTGCGATGAGCATGATTTCTTTCACGCCGATCTTCACGAGGCGCTCCGCTTCCGCCACCACCTGTTCGATGGGCTTGGAAACGTGCTGGCCGCGCATAAGCGGGATGGCGCAAAAGGAACAGGTGCGGTTGCATCCTTCCGAAATCTTCAGGTAAGCATAATGAGAAGGCGTGCTTAACAAACGCTCCCCGATCAGCTCGGCCTTGTAATCGGCATCGAATTTCTTCAGGATGGAAGTGAGCTCCATCGTTCCAAACCAGGCATCCACGCCCGGAATCTCCTTCTCCAGGTCGCCGCGGTAACGCTCGCTGAGGCATCCGGTCACATAGACCTTGTCCAGCTTTCCGTTTTCCTTCAGGTCAACCTGGTCGAGGATGGTGTTGATGGATTCTTCTTTTGCTTTGTCAATAAATCCGCAGGTGTTGACAATCACGATGTTATGATCGCGTTTGGCATTTTCGTGCACCACGTCGATGTCGTTGGCTTTCAGCTGACCGCTTAATACCTCCGAATCCACCATGTTTTTGGAGCAACCCAGCGTAATAATATTAACCTTGTCTTTCTTTAAAGTTCTCGTCTTCAAAAAGCAATTTTTTAATTTCTCCCGGTTTCGTTACCGGAATTGCCACGAAGACACGCAGACACGCTCTAATGTTACAGCAGGCAAGCTGTTTGAAGTGACTATGAGCCTAAGTGGAGCTATTGAGAAGACGCAAAGGTAAACAAATTATTTGAATTACTGCATTTTCCGCTCAGGCATGTAAACGGCGCATGGCTTTCTCGGCTCTTTGGTTGGCCACCTTGCGTTTGTAATGGTACCACCACTCCGGCGCCATCTTGATGAGCAGATTGTTCATACTGCGCAAACCTGCGATATGGTAAAGCCCGTTGAGCTTGCCGGAGATCGACTGGTCGAGGGCGCGCAGGCTCATGGCGAAACCACCTTCCAGGTATTCCATGTGGTGCCAGTAGCCGCCGGGCATAAACATCGTATCACCGTGCTCCAGCACCGTAGTATAGGCTTTGGCAAATTTCAGGGCGGGAAAACGGTTTTCGTCCAGCCGGTCGGCCCAGCCCACGAAATTCGCCGCGCTTTCCACTGTCATGGGCATGCGATAGATGAGCTCCGATTGGCTGTTCTCCAGGAGCAGCACGCGTTTGCGGCCCACAAACTGGGTATGGAAGATATGGCTGAGATCGATGTCATAGTGCATGTGCGCCACTGATCCGCCGCCGCCGACGAAGAGCATGGGGTATTTCTTCAGAAAACCCTTTGCCAGGAAATCAGGCCAGTTGAAATCGCCCGTGAGCTGCGGGGCATGCTGGAAAATATTGAACAGGAAGATGCGGAGCTGCACGGGCCCGCTGGCCACCATATCCAGGTATTCGCCGAATGTGATATATTCGTCGGCACCATTAACAAGGGTTTTGGCCCCTGCCCTTTCGTTGTTGTAGACGCCTACCGTCCTGTCGCCGACGATGGATTTGAAATAATCCCAGGTCCATTTTTCATAAGCCGGCCACTGTTTGGACAATCCAGTGATGATCAAGGGTATGCGGGGCTCGTAATAATCTTTCCTGAATGCTTCCGGTGTGATATGGTCAACTCAATCTATGGATTGTACTATCATAAACGCGAATTGTTTTTATGGGTGAAAACAAATGACTCTCCCAAATTTAAGGAATTGCTGCGTTCGGAGCGCACGGCGGAGGGTTTGGCGGAAAATTGGACGAAACGGCAATGAAAGCGCCGGCCAAGTGCCGGACGAGGCGGGTTAAAACTGGCTCCCTGAATAGACTTGAAGGGCTGTGGTTTGGGGAATGACTGGAAAAGTTACCGTTACCATGGCTCTGGCGAATAAGAGATTCTTTTACGGATAATTACTGGCCTGCGCTAAAATGTATAAGTATTCGACATATGGCCGGCACAGATACAAAAATGCCGGAAGTAAAACTTCCGGCATTCATAATAACTAAACGATAATCAGCTATTTAAACTAAACAGCGAATCCACGAATTCTTCTTTATCAAATACCTGCAGATCCTCCATTTTTTCACCGATGCCGATGTATTTCACGGGGATTTTGAACTGGTTGGCGATGGCGAGCACCACACCGCCCTTGGCGGTACCGTCGAGCTTGGTGATAGCTAGGGAAGTGACTTCCGTAGCGGCGGTGAACTGTTTCGCCTGTTCCAGCGCGTTCTGACCGGTGGAGCCGTCGAGGACGAGCAGCACTTCATGCGGGGCGTCGGGGATCACCTTGTTCATCACGCGTTTGATTTTGGAGAGCTCGTCCATGAGGTGGAGCTTGTTATGGAGACGGCCGGCGGTATCGATGATGATCACGTCGGACCCGCGGGAAACGCCGCTTTGGACAGTATCAAATGCCACAGCGGCGGGGTCGGAACCCATTTGCTGCTTTACGATTGGCACGCCAACGCGTTCGCTCCAGATGGTAAGCTGGTCAACCGCGGCGGCGCGGAAGGTATCTGCGGCGCCCAGGAGGACCGATTTGCCGGCTTTATTATAATTATAGGCGAGTTTACCGATAGTGGTGGTTTTACCCACGCCGTTCACGCCTACCACCATGATTACATAGGGCTTTTTGTTTTCTGGGGTGGAGAAATCCCGGAAACCGCTATCGGGCGCGTCCACGAGAATGGCTGCAATTTCCTCTTGCAGCATCTTGTTCAACTCACTGGTTCCCATGTATTTGTCCTTCGACACACGCGCTTCAATCCTCTCAATGATGCGGACGGTGGTATCAACCCCGACGTCAGCGGAAACGAGGGCTTCTTCGAGATTGTCGAGTACTTCTGCGTCTACGGTGGATTTGCCGGCGATGGCGCGGCCTATTTTGGAAAAGAAGCTCTCTTTCGTCTTCTGCAAGCCCTGGTCGAGGCTTTCCTTCTTTTCGCGGGAAAAGAGCTTATTGAAAAATCCCATAATGGTGATGGCTAGTGGTTAAAAAACTGGAGCGAAGATAAGTATTATAAACACAAAAAGCCGTCCGTCAAGTACGAACAGCTCCCGTGTAGTATGATGTGTAAAGCCGGATTACTTTTTGTTGAAGTACTCCTGCACAGTATCCTTGTGGATGATCTGCTCCTTAAAGGTGTACGCACCGGATTTCGGAGAGCGTTCAGCTTTGATCACTTTGGTCCACACTTTCGATTCTGCTGCAGCTTTAGCGTCTTTTACTTTCGAGTTCTTAGAAGCTTGTTTTGCCATCTTGTATAAATGTTAAACGTTAATTGTAAAGGTTGTCAATCGTCAAGCGCTAATCGAATAGACGTATACGATTAACAGCCAGGCAATTAAGTTGACCTTATTTGATTTCTTTGTGCACAGTCACCTTCCGGAGGATGGGATTGTACTTCTTCAGCTCCAGGCGCTCCGGAGTGTTTTTCTTGTTCTTGTTGGTGATGTAGCGGGAAGTCCCGGGCTGACCGGAGGTCTTATGCTCCGTGCACTCGAGGATTACCTGCACCCTGTTACCTTTCTTTGCCATTTTATGCTGGTTAAGTTGATACCGAATGAATTAAAACTAAACGTCTTTTCTACCTGCAGCGCGCATTTCTTTCACTACAGTGTAGAGACCACGCTTGTTAATGGTTCTCAGACCGTCTGCAGACACCTTCAGTGTAATCCAACGGTCTTCTTCCGCCAAAAAGAAACGCTTGGTTTGCAGATTGGGCAGAAACCTTCTCTTTGTCTTAATGTTCGAGAAAGATACGTGATGACCTGTAATAGGTTTTTTCCCAGTCACCTGACATACTCTAGCCATGTTCTAAAAATTTTGGACTGCAAAAGTCGCATTTATTTATGTAAATATCAAATTAAAGGTGGCGATTTTATTCACACCCGAAATTAACTGTCTAAAAAAGTGGACAATAGCAGCATCAGATCAGGACGCCCAGGCTCTTGATAACCGCGCCCAGCCTCACGGAATCCAGGATCCGCTGTTGGGAAGTGCCGTGCTTCAGCAGGGCCTCCTCGTGACTCGTCACGCACATCTGGCAGCCGTTCAGCGCACTCACCACCAGGCTCAACAGCTCGAAAAACTCCTTCCCGATCACCGGATTGGCCATAATGCTCATGCGGATACCGGCGGGAGCGGTCGTATAAAATTCCTTCTCCACGAAGTGGCGGAAACGGTAATACACATTATTGGCGTTCATGAGGGAAGTGCAGCTGATCACGTCGGCCACTTCCTTATCCGTAGCCCCGGCCGCCAGCGCCAGTTGCTCGAACCCGCCCTGCAATGCGGTCAATTTTTCGTTCACGGCCACGCTCAGGCCAATCAGGTACGCTTCCTTCTTTTCGAGGGTGGAAGCTTCCAGGGCGTTGGTCACGTTGATTTTCAGGTCTTTCAGGTAGCGCGCGTCCACGGCGGAGAGGGCGGCCAGCTTGGCGGGCATTTCGGCGGCGCCCAGGCCTACCGTTTGCATAATCTGCTGTGCGGTATCGCTTGTATTGGTTCCAAACATCGATTGTATGCTTTGAAATGGTAGAAAAATGGCCGGGCAAGCGCCTGCCGCCCGGCCACGAAATAAAGTCACGACATTACGCGGTGAGGGTAGCCTCGCCTTTCTGCCAGTTGCAGGGGCACAGCTCGTCGGTCTGCAGTGCGTCCAGTACGCGGAGCACTTCCTTCACATTGCGGCCTACGGAGAGGTCGTACACGGAAGTCCAGCGTACGATACCCTGGGGGTCTACCACGAAAGTGGCGCGGTAAGCGATCTTCTCGTTGGCTTCCAGAATGCCCAGCTCGTCGGCCAGGGATTTGGAAGTATCGGCCAGCATGGGGAATTTCAGGCCACGGAGGTCGTCGTGGTTGTTTCTCCAGGCGAGGTGAACGAATTCAGAGTCGGTGGAAGCGCCGATCAGGATGGCGTCGCGGTCGGCGAAATCCTGGTAGTGGCTGTTGAACTCGGCGATTTCGGTGGGGCATACGAAAGTGAAATCTTTCGGCCACCAAAACATCACCATCCATTTTCCGGAAGCTTTGATCTCTTCGGAAGAGATGTCATAGAACTCCTTGCCTTTCTCGATGGAAACTACTGCCTTCTTTGCGAACTCAGGGAATTGGGCCCCTACTGATAAAACTGCATTTTTCATAATAAGTACTATATTCTGTTTATTGATTTTCAAGCTGAGCTATCGGGTGATTGCCGCCGCAAAGTTCCTATGCAAAAAGGGATAAATCAAATAGATTTATCGTACTTAGATATTGTTTGTATCTATATCGTTTTGTTTTCCAATAGATGAACATAAGGTTAAATCCGCGCCCAGTAAGGACTCCCCGGAAATGGCGCATTTTACCTACGCGAAACGGATTTTTCCACTGCGGAACCATTTAACCTTTTGGCACGTATTTTAGTTATAAGTAGACAGGTAAAAATTGATTGGATATGAAACTCAGAAACATTTTACTCGCGATTGTAACGATTGGCCTTGCTTTGATTCCGTTTATCAAAAACGCCATCAACAAACAGGATGAATTTGATGCTACACAGGATTTATTCATCTAGTTTCGGCAAGTCATGACACCCCTTGGACCGATGCCCCCATCCCCAGGCACCTACATGACTGCAGCGGGCTCCATTGTACCGTGATCAACTCCCGCCCTGAACAACCCTCAGGGCCAAAGGGACCGTTTTGCCCCTCCCAGGCCACGCTCCCTACCCACTTTTTAGCGCCATACCCCAACGCTCAGCCGTAAATTATTCGGAAGAAGCGGAAGAAATCGATTTGCCCGTATCCATCCATCCTTTCCTTCTACTATTTCCTTTGACCATTTCCTTCCCTCATTTCCTCCGCCTTACCACCAATCACGCCGCGCACCTCCCCGGCCCCACCATCCGCCGCATATACATTGCACCCTCCCTTCCGCCTGCATTTTGATTATATTTGCCCCGCTTTCCCCCGAACCATGCCAGATATCCGCCAATACCTCCTCCCCGTTCTCTTCCACCTCCTGCTGCTCGCCGCCGGTAACGCCGCCGCGCAGGATACCGCCACCGTCCGGCAGTACATCGCCAGGGCCAGTTCCCTTTCAGCCAGCCAGCCCGATTCCGCCGATGCGTACTTCCGCAAAGCCGGCGCCATGGCCCAAAGGATCGGGTTTACCGACGGACTGCTAGATTACACCCGCCGCTACACCCTCTTCCTTTATAACAATCTCCGCTTCGAGGAAGCCCTGGCCGTTTCCGCCCTCCAGCTCGAAAAATCCCTGGAAATTAAAAACTTCGCCAAAGCCTCCGCCGCCCACAACAACATGGCGCTCCAATACCAGGCCACCGGCCGCCTGCGCCAGGCCGCCGACCACCTCATCAAAGCCCTCGGCATCGCCGAACAGATGGGCGACAGCGTCAATCTTCAGAAATATTATACCAACCTGGGGTCTATCATGATCGACCTCGGCAACTATACCAAAAGCTACCAGTATACCCGCAAAGGCCACGAAACCGCCCTGCTGCTGAAGGATTCCCTGGCCATAGGCCGCAGCCTCGTGAACCTCCTGGCCGCCGAAACCATCAGCAAAATGTACCCGGAGGCCATCCGGCACGCCCGCCTCACCCGCGATTACGGCCTGGCGCTGAACGACACCACCCTGCTGCTGTGCGCCTACATCAACCTGGGCAGCATTTACAACCGCATCGGCCACCCCGATTCCGCCATGGCCTGGAACCAGCTTGCCCTCCGCCACCTCAACCCCAGCCTGCCGCCGGATTACCGCATGTATGTGGACCATGTTTTCGCGGAAACCTATGTAGCACTGAAAAAACCAGCGCTGGCGGATCCGTATTTCCAGCGCAGCATCCAGGACGCCGAAAACATCTTCCCCCGCAGCGAACTGCGCGACCTCTACAAACTCGGCACTGAACTGAGAGAAATGCAGGGCCGCCACGCCGAAGCCATTGCATACTGGAAAAAATATACCCGCCTGAACGATTCCATGGTGAACCTCGCCACCCAGGCTTCCATCAACGAGCTGGAGATCCAATACGCCACTGCGCGCAAAGAACAGGCGCTCACCGAACAACGCCTTAAGCTCCAGCAGAAAGACTTCTGGATCTGGCTTTCCTGGGGTATAGTGGTGCTCCTCGTAGGCGCCGGCGCCGTGGCCTGGGCGCTCTTCCGCCAGCGCCAGAAAGCCGCCATCGACCGCAAACGCACCCAGCTGCTGCTCGCGCAGCTATCAGGCGAAGAAAAAGAGCGCGCCCGAACCGCGCAAGACCTCCACGACGGCGTGGGCAGCATCCTTTCCGCCGCCAAAATCCACATGCATTCCGTGAAAGGCAGCGACCCGGAAGCCTCCGCCCGCGTGGTTTCCCTCATCGAAGACGCCGCCCGCGAAGTGCGCAACATCTCCCACAGCCTCGATCCCGAAATCCTCCTGGAAGAAGGACTGGAGTACGCCCTCCGCGCCTTCCTCGCCAAAATCTCCCACCCCGGCCTCTCCATCAACCTCTACACCGTGGGCGACCTGCCCCGCCTAACCTCCGACCAGGAACTGCTGATTTACCGCATCATCCAGGAAGCGATGAACAACGTCATCCGCCACGCTGCCGCCACCGAAGCCATCGTACAACTCGGGTACGATGCCGGCATCCTGACGCTGACGGTAGAAGACAACGGCAAGGGTTTCGATCCCGCCACCGTGCCCGCCAAAGGCATTGGACTGGGCAATATGGTCACCCGCATCAACCTCCTGAAGGGCCATTACGAGATCAGCAGCCGTCCGGGCGAAGGCACGAGCATCTACGCCGAATTCGCCGGCCTTACCGCATAAAAAAACCCGCTCTCCACCGCACGAAGCGGGAAGAACGGGCTCATCATCAAAGGGACCTGTTGTTACAGGGATAAATGTATCCTTGCGTGGTCACGATCTTCAGGAACCTTGGCTGTTTTGGGGGCAATGGACGCCGTTTTCGGCTATATGGATCTGGGGTTATGGATGGCGATAGTTTTTGGGGAACGCACCGGATGAGGCCGGACTACCGGTTTCTCATGTCTTTCTGTATTCGAGCATCGCGCAATTGTTGCACTGCGCGGCGATTTCGGGTTCGAAGTCGATGGTCAGCTCGGGAACGAACACGTCTTCGGTCCGCCATTTCCGGAGCTGGAGGATATTGCCGCCATAGGTGGCTTTCACTTTATAGCGGCCCATGGGTACGTCTTTGATCTGCCAGCCGTCTTCCGCCTTGAGGGTGAGCGTTTGCCCGGCGGAGCCGTCGATCAGCGGACCAACGGGCGTGAAGGTCCAGGTGATGTCCGCTTCGTTGGGGACGCTTTCTCCGATGTAGTTGTCGAACGTCACGAGCCCTCCGAAGTACCCGGATAGCGGGGCTTCCTTCACTCCTTTCAGTTTCCAGGTGAAGTTGCGCACGGCACCTTCGCCGCCGAAGCCGTCGGAGTTGTCGGGTTCGAGGTAGATGTGGTATTTTTTGCCGTTGTAGACGGGATAATGCTCGGCGAAGGCGTACCAGGATCCTGTGCGGATTTTGATGCTGTAGGAGCCGTCGTCGCCCGTGCTGGTGCTCATATTGGAGTTGTAGAAGATGCTGTGGTCGATGAGAATTTTCACACCTTTTAACGGCGCGCCGGCGGAGTTGCGGACTTTTCCGGTGACGTATCCTTTTTTGGGGTCGCCGTTACTGTTTTCTCCGTCGTCCTTTTTACAGGAGGCGGCGGCGAGGCTAATGAAGAGAAGAGAAGCGATGATGTGTTGCATATGTTCCGATTAACGGCACAAAAGTATATCGCCTGATGATGCCGAAAAACGGGTGTAGTACGTGATTTCGGTGACTACGTAGTAGTACTGGGTGTTGTTTCGGCGGGAAGCTGTTTTTTTGCATAAATTTACTGTCACACTTTTCAACTGAGCACGCATGGATATCAGGATCGGCATCGCGGATGACCATTTGTTAATTATCAACGGGCTGGAAACGATGCTGCAATCGGCTCCGGGCCATCATTTAATTTTCAAAGCCCTGACCGGCACCGCTTTGCTGGAAGCGCTGGAGCAGGAGGAGCCCGACGTCCTGCTGCTGGATATCCAGTTACCCGACGCCAACGGGGTGGACCTCTGCAAGCAGATCTCCGAACAGTTCCCCGACGTTCGCGTGATCGCATTGACGAATCATGAGGAAACGATGTACGTCCGCAAGATGATGCGCAACGGTGCGCTGGGCTATCTCCTCAAAAGCACCGATCCCGAAAGCCTCCTGGAAGCCATCACCAAAGCCTACGAAGGCGAAGAATACCTCGACAAGCGCCTGGAAAAAGCGATGCTCTCCGAAATGATCATGGGCAAACGGCAATCGAGCCGGGAAGTGCAGCTCACCAAAAGGGAAATTGAGATCCTCACCCTGATCGCATCGGAACATACCAACCAGCAGATCGCGGATAAATTATTCATCAGCCTGCGAACGGTGGAATGTCACCGGCTGAATATTACACAGAAGCTAAATGTCAAGCACACGGCGGGGTTGGTAAAGGAAGCTTATTTGAGGGGGTTGGTGAAGTAGGCGGCGATATCGCTTTGATATAGCAGGCAGAATTATTTAGGCCCCTGGTGGACAGGACAAATAGTGCCGGTTAA
Above is a genomic segment from Chitinophaga pollutisoli containing:
- the rpmG gene encoding 50S ribosomal protein L33, which produces MAKKGNRVQVILECTEHKTSGQPGTSRYITNKNKKNTPERLELKKYNPILRKVTVHKEIK
- the rpmB gene encoding 50S ribosomal protein L28, which gives rise to MARVCQVTGKKPITGHHVSFSNIKTKRRFLPNLQTKRFFLAEEDRWITLKVSADGLRTINKRGLYTVVKEMRAAGRKDV
- a CDS encoding carboxymuconolactone decarboxylase family protein — encoded protein: MFGTNTSDTAQQIMQTVGLGAAEMPAKLAALSAVDARYLKDLKINVTNALEASTLEKKEAYLIGLSVAVNEKLTALQGGFEQLALAAGATDKEVADVISCTSLMNANNVYYRFRHFVEKEFYTTAPAGIRMSIMANPVIGKEFFELLSLVVSALNGCQMCVTSHEEALLKHGTSQQRILDSVRLGAVIKSLGVLI
- a CDS encoding peroxiredoxin — protein: MKNAVLSVGAQFPEFAKKAVVSIEKGKEFYDISSEEIKASGKWMVMFWWPKDFTFVCPTEIAEFNSHYQDFADRDAILIGASTDSEFVHLAWRNNHDDLRGLKFPMLADTSKSLADELGILEANEKIAYRATFVVDPQGIVRWTSVYDLSVGRNVKEVLRVLDALQTDELCPCNWQKGEATLTA
- a CDS encoding ATP-binding protein — its product is MPDIRQYLLPVLFHLLLLAAGNAAAQDTATVRQYIARASSLSASQPDSADAYFRKAGAMAQRIGFTDGLLDYTRRYTLFLYNNLRFEEALAVSALQLEKSLEIKNFAKASAAHNNMALQYQATGRLRQAADHLIKALGIAEQMGDSVNLQKYYTNLGSIMIDLGNYTKSYQYTRKGHETALLLKDSLAIGRSLVNLLAAETISKMYPEAIRHARLTRDYGLALNDTTLLLCAYINLGSIYNRIGHPDSAMAWNQLALRHLNPSLPPDYRMYVDHVFAETYVALKKPALADPYFQRSIQDAENIFPRSELRDLYKLGTELREMQGRHAEAIAYWKKYTRLNDSMVNLATQASINELEIQYATARKEQALTEQRLKLQQKDFWIWLSWGIVVLLVGAGAVAWALFRQRQKAAIDRKRTQLLLAQLSGEEKERARTAQDLHDGVGSILSAAKIHMHSVKGSDPEASARVVSLIEDAAREVRNISHSLDPEILLEEGLEYALRAFLAKISHPGLSINLYTVGDLPRLTSDQELLIYRIIQEAMNNVIRHAAATEAIVQLGYDAGILTLTVEDNGKGFDPATVPAKGIGLGNMVTRINLLKGHYEISSRPGEGTSIYAEFAGLTA
- a CDS encoding carboxypeptidase-like regulatory domain-containing protein, with protein sequence MQHIIASLLFISLAAASCKKDDGENSNGDPKKGYVTGKVRNSAGAPLKGVKILIDHSIFYNSNMSTSTGDDGSYSIKIRTGSWYAFAEHYPVYNGKKYHIYLEPDNSDGFGGEGAVRNFTWKLKGVKEAPLSGYFGGLVTFDNYIGESVPNEADITWTFTPVGPLIDGSAGQTLTLKAEDGWQIKDVPMGRYKVKATYGGNILQLRKWRTEDVFVPELTIDFEPEIAAQCNNCAMLEYRKT
- a CDS encoding response regulator transcription factor, with translation MDIRIGIADDHLLIINGLETMLQSAPGHHLIFKALTGTALLEALEQEEPDVLLLDIQLPDANGVDLCKQISEQFPDVRVIALTNHEETMYVRKMMRNGALGYLLKSTDPESLLEAITKAYEGEEYLDKRLEKAMLSEMIMGKRQSSREVQLTKREIEILTLIASEHTNQQIADKLFISLRTVECHRLNITQKLNVKHTAGLVKEAYLRGLVK